The proteins below are encoded in one region of Saccopteryx leptura isolate mSacLep1 chromosome 1, mSacLep1_pri_phased_curated, whole genome shotgun sequence:
- the CD180 gene encoding CD180 antigen — MAPTVSCFLLAVLFSASCQVITSSDQMCMEKEDNKTYSCENLGLREIPDTLPNTTEYLEFGFNFLPAIQNTTFSRLMDLIFLDLTRCQINWIHENTFQSHHQLNTIVLTGNPLIFMAETSLNGPRSLKHLFLIQTGISNLEFIPVHNLDNLESLYLGSNHISSITLPEKFPTQNLKVLDFQNNAIHYFSRKDINALEATNLSLNFDGNDIKGIEPGAFHSKVFQSLRFGGTLDLSVILKGLQNSTTQSLWLGTYEDTKNQDLMPAMLEGLCEMSVESINLQKHHFSNLSSTTFQCFTRLQELDLTATHLKELPSGIQGMNSLRKLVLNVNNFDQLCQINAASFPSLTDLYIKGNLKSLDLGTGCLEKLKNLQRLDLSHSDIKASDCCTLSLKGLHHLQYLNLSYNMPIGLQNKAFKECPKLEVLDLAFTHLDVSAAQSPFQNLPLLQTLNLSHCHLETSNQHLLEGLLGLRQLNLEGNHFQDGRIAMTNLLQTVGNVEVLILSCCELVSIDQHAFRSLQKLSHIDLSHNSLMESSIDALSPLKGLYLNLASNSIRILPPHLLPILSQQSTINLSHNPLDCTCSNGRFIAWYQENLQRLEDPEKTVCASPPSLRGVKLSEVKLSCRMTAVGIFFLVTFAFLFIILLVFLVKFLLRWKYQHI; from the exons ATGGCTCCCACTGTCAGCTGCTTCCTCTTGGCGGTGCTGTTTTCTGCCAGCTGTCAAGTCATCACCTCCTCGGATCAGATGTGCATGGAG AAAGAAGACAACAAAACATATAGCTGTGAAAATTTAGGTCTCAGAGAAATTCCTGACACTCTACCAAACACAACAGAATATTTGGAATTCGGATTTAATTTCCTGCCTGCGATTCAAAATACGACTTTCAGCAGACTCATGGATCTTATCTTTTTGGATTTAACCAG gtgCCAGATTAACTGGATACATGAAAACACTTTTCAAAGCCATCATCAGTTGAACACAATTGTGTTGACTGGGAATCCCCTGATATTCATGGCAGAAACATCACTCAATGGGCCCAGGTCATTGAAGCATCTTTTCTTAATCCAAACAGGAATATCCAATCTTGAGTTTATCCCTGTGCACAATCTGGACAACTTGGAAAGTTTGTATCTTGGAAGCAACCATATTTCCTCCATTACACTCCCAGAAAAATTTCCAACACAGAATCTGAAAGTTCTGGATTTTCAGAATAATGCTATACACTACTTCTCTCGTAAGGACATAAACGCTCTGGAGGCCACCAACCTAAGCCTTAACTTCGATGGCAATGACATTAAAGGCATTGAGCCTGGTGCTTTCCATTCAAAAGTCTTCCAAAGTTTGAGATTCGGAGGGACTCTTGACTTGTCTGTTATATTAAAGGGCCTACAGAATTCTACTACTCAATCTCTCTGGCTGGGGACATATGAGGACACTAAGAACCAAGACCTTATGCCAGCCATGCTTGAAGGACTTTGTGAAATGTCTGTTGAGAGCATCAACCTACAGAAGCACCATTTCTCCAACTTGTCCTCTACCACATTCCAGTGCTTCACACGACTCCAGGAACTGGATCTGACAGCGACTCACTTGAAAGAGTTACCCTCTGGGATTCAGGGCATGAATTCTCTCAGGAAATTAGTTCTCAATGTAAATAATTTTGACCAATTGTGTCAGATCAATGCTGCCAGTTTCCCATCCCTTACAGACCTCTATATCAAAGGCAACCTGAAGAGCCTTGACCTTGGTACTGGCTGtttggaaaaactaaaaaatcttCAAAGACTTGATTTAAGCCACAGTGATATAAAGGCTTCTGACTGCTGCACTCTGTCACTCAAAGGTCTGCACCACCTGCAGTACCTAAACTTGAGCTACAATATGCCCATTGGTCTCCAGAACAAGGCGTTCAAAGAGTGTCCTAAgctggaagtcctggatttggcATTTACCCACCTGGATGTTAGTGCTGCACAAAGTCCCTTCCAAAACCTCCCTCTCCTGCAGACGCTGAACCTCTCCCACTGCCACCTAGAGACCAGCAATCAGCACCTTCTAGAAGGCCTGCTGGGTCTTCGGCAACTGAATCTAGAGGGAAATCACTTTCAAGATGGGAGAATCGCAATGACCAACCTCCTTCAGACAGTAGGCAACGTGGAGGTTCTGATTTTATCCTGCTGTGAGCTCGTTTCTATAGACCAGCACGCATTCCGCAGCCTCCAGAAATTGAGTCACATAGACTTAAGCCACAACAGCCTGATGGAAAGCAGCATCGATGCACTCAGCCCTCTGAAGGGGCTCTACCTCAACCTGGCCTCCAATAGCATCCGCATCCTCCCACCTCATCTCCTCCCCATCTTGTCCCAGCAGAGCACCATTAACTTAAGTCACAATCCCCTGGACTGCACTTGCTCCAATGGTCGTTTCATAGCATGGTACCAAGAAAACCTGCAAAGACTCGAAGACCCGGAGAAGACAGTGTGTGCCAGCCCCCCATCTTTGAGGGGAGTGAAGCTGTCTGAGGTCAAACTCTCTTGCAGGATGACGGCTGTGGGCATTTTTTTTCTCGTGACATTCGCGTTCCTCTTCATCATTCTGCTCGTGTTTTTGGTTAAATTCCTTCTTCGGTGGAAATACCAGCACATTTAG